Part of the Flavobacterium alkalisoli genome is shown below.
GACTGGAAGACCAAAGGGTACAAAACTACTCTTTAAGAGGGGAACACCTTTTAAGTCCTAAACTGGATTTAGACTGGCAGGCAAACTATGCTGTTGCAAAAGAGTTCCGTCCTAACGAGCGTTACATCGAGTTTGAACAGGAAGACCTTCCGTTTGATGTTAATCTTTCTGATATGAGAAAACCTTTTGTAACTACTACAGGAGAAGACCTTTCTTCATTTGAATTCAGTGAGCTTACAGAAAACCGTGACTATACTAAAGAAAGCGAGTTTGGAGCTAAAGTAAATATCCGTTTCCCATTCTCTGTTATCGAGGGACAAAAAGGACGTTTAAGAACAGGTTTACGTTTAAGGTTAAAAGATAAGCTTAGGGATAATAACTTCTTTGCTTATGAGCCTCTTGAGGATATTACCCTTGCAGATGTTGCTACAAGCTACTGGGGAGGAGACGGATTTAACCCGGGAAGCCAGTATGTGCCTGGTACATTTGCTTCGGCTGCTTACCTTGGCGGATTAGACCTAAACAATCCAAACCTTTACGAAAGCGAATCAGATCCGTCTGAATTCCTTGCGGTAAACTACAAAGCAAAAGAAAATATTTTTGCAGGTTATGTAAGATGGGATCAGGATTTAACCGATAAACTTTCCGTTATTCTTGGTGCCCGTATCGAAAATACTCATATAGACTATACCGGTAACAGGGTACTTGATGAAGAGGAGCTTGAAGGAAAAATTGAAACTACAAACTCTTACACTAATGTTTTACCGGGTATTACTTTTAAATATGACGCTACAAGCGATTTAGTAATCAGGGCTGCATTTACAACATCATTAGCAAGGCCTAATTATTATGACCTTGCCCCTTACATTAACAACGTAGCTTCAGATTCTGAAATCATGGCCGGTAACCCTGACCTTAAAGCTACTTATGCTTACAATTTTGACTTAATGGCAGAAAACTACTTTAAGTCGGTAGGCTTAATTTCAGGAGGTGTGTTCTATAAAAACCTTCAGGATTTTATCTATACTTACAGCAACAATCAGTATTCTAATGCTGACTTTGCTAACGATTTTCCTGGTCAGGATAATCCTGTTCCGGTTGGAGAGGAGTGGACATTTGTTCAGTCAAGAAACGGTGATAATGTAGATGTATACGGTTTTGAGGTAGCTTTCCAGAGACAGCTTGATTTCTTACCGGGCTTCCTTAAGTACTTTGGTGTATATGTTAACTATACTTATACTGATTCTAAAGCAAAAGGTATTGCAGACGAAGATGGTAACGAAAGAAAAGACGTTAGCCTTCCTGGTACTGCACCACACATGTTTAACGGATCGCTTTCTTGGGAAAACAGCAAGTTCTCTGCAAGGGTTTCAACAAATTTCGCTTCAGATTATCTTGACGAACTTGGATCGGATGAGTTTAACGACAGTTACTACGACAAACAATTCTTCCTTGACATAAACGCGTCATACAAGATTACTAAAAACCTACGCATATTTGCTGAGGCTAAAAACCTGACAAACCAGCCTTTACGTTACTATCAGGGTGTTCAGGACAGGGTTAAGCAGTTAGAGTACTACCAGGGCAGATATAACCTTGGTATTAAGTTTGACTTCTAAGAGTTAAAAAATAATAATTTAGGTGCCGGAAGTATAGGGTGCTTCCGGCACTATAAATTTAGATAGCATGAAAAAACTGATTCTATTTACAGCTTTGCTGGCCTTTCTTAATGCAGGGGCTCAGGGTTATCTTAAAGAAACCGAATCCGGTTATGAGGGAAAGTTTATACCTAAGCTGCAGCAGGAGGAAGATGCACTTCACTTTTTGGTATTGGGCGACTTTGGCCGTCATGGCCAGTACCATCAAAAGCCCGTGGCAGAACAAATGGGTGCTGCTGCCATCACACTGGATATAGATTTTACAATCTCTGTAGGCGATAACTTTTATCCTAACGGGATAGAAAGCACACAGGATCCTCAGCTTCAAAATTCTTTTGAGGATATCTATACCAATACAAAGCTGTATGAAAACTGGTATGTTGCTTTAGGTAATCATGATTATAACGGTAACATACAAGCCCAGATAGATTATACAAAAGTGAGCCGCCGCTGGCAAATGCCCGATAAGTATTATCAGGAAACGTTTACCCTTAAAGACGGCAGTAAACTGCTTATGGTAGTTATGGATACCAATCCGTTTATAGACAGCTACTATAATAAGGATAATGATATGTATAAAAATATCATTGCCCAGGATACTACCGCACAAAGGAAGTGGCTGGCAGAAACACTTGAAAAAACCGATGCCAAATGGAAAATAGTTGTAGGGCATCATCCGTTATATAGCGGAGGGAAGAGAAAGAACAGCGCCGATACAAAATCCTTTGAAAAAAAGTTTGCCGCTTTTTTTGATAAGTATAAGGTAGATGCTTACCTGTGCGGGCACGAGCACGATTTACAGGTAGTAAGACCAAAAGGCCGCTATACTACCCAGTTCCTTTCGGGAGCGGGGAGTGAAGTAAGGCCAAGCGGTGAGCGCGAGGGTACTCTTTATGCCAACAACGAGGCCGGGTTTATGTGCTTTTCTGTAACCGGAAAGAAAATGCTGGTACAGTTAGTTAACGACCATGGCGAAATTATTTACACAACAGAACTGACATAAAAATGAGAAAAAACATAATACTTGCAGCTGCTTTAGGATTAACACTTGTTTCCTGCGGAGATAAGCTGGCCCCGGTAAGGGAAGATGCCATAAAGCCTGCTGTAGTGACTGAAGCTACTCCACACGATACTGACGACCCATCTATATGGATAAATCCTGAAGATGCAACTAAAAGCCTTATTGTAGGAACCGATAAGGATACAGATGGCGGATTGTACATGTATGACCTTAACGGTAAAATCGTAAAAAAATCGATTACCCTTAAAAGGCCTAACAATGTTGATATAGCTTACGGACTAATGGTAGGCGGTAAAAAGACCGATGTTGCTGTTACTACCGAAAGGGAAAGTAATAAGATTAGGGTTTTCAGCCTTCCGGATCTTGAGCCGATTGACAATGGCGGTATTGATGTATTTACGGGAGAGGCAGAGCGCGACCCAATGGGTATTGCACTGTATACACAAACCAAAGACAGCCTAACGTCAATATATGCCATAGTAGGTAGAAAAAGCGGGCCATCGGGCAGCTATTTGTGGCAGTACGAGCTTGCCGGAAATGATAACGGTACGGTAACTGCTAAAGTGGTAAGAAAGTTTGGTAACTACAGTGGTAACAAAGAGATAGAAGCCATTGCCGTAGATAACGAACTTGGTGTGGTTTACTGCTGTGATGAAGGAAAAGGTATAAGAAAATACAAAGCCGACCCTCAGGGAGGTAATGAGGAGCTTGCCTTTTTCGGTCAAACTGATTTTAAGGAAGATCATGAAGGGATGGCTATTTATAAAGCAACCGACTCTACAGGATATATACTGGTATCAAATCAACAGGCCAATACTTTTATGGTTTACCCTCGTGAAGGAATGAATGGTAATCCTAACGAATATAAATTACTGGCAGAAATACCAACTTCAACTATAGAGTGTGATGGTGCCGATGCAACCAGCCTGAACCTTGGAGGTAAATTCCCTAAAGGTATGCTTGTGGCAATGAGCAACGGTATGACGTTTCATTACTACGACTGGAACACGATCCAGAAACTGATAGACGAAAAAATAAAATAGAGGAAGATTAAATGTGAGACTATCTTCTTTTTAAAAAAGGCCCATTGTGAGAGGGCCTTTTTTTATTTATACCTGTGAGTTTTTCTTAAAAACAAATTCTAAATCATAAGGGCAAAATTCTAAATCAATCGGGCTATATGCCCTTTTTCTTCTTTTTTACAACAGGAGGTTTGATAATTTTAAACATCATAAGCAGATTTTTACTACAAATCCCAACACATGAAAAAGAGAAAAATACTTATCATTTCCGGTATACTGATGCTGGTTTTTGCAGCAGCCTACTATTTCTATTTCGGCTTTTTATATAAAGATGCCCGTAACATAGAGGCAGAGCAGCCGGCTTATACCATAACAGCAGAGACCCTTGTAAAGGATTATGAAACCGACAGGGTTAAGGCCAACTCAAAATACCTTAATAAGACAATTGTGGTGCTTGGTAATGTAAATGAATCAGACAGTACCACGCTGGCATTGGCAGGTGGTGTGTCATGCAGCTTTGATGCCGCATTATCAGCCCAAACAGGGGAGCAGATTAAGGTAAAGGGGAGATGCATAGGCTTTGATGAGCTTTTTGGCGAAGTAAAACTGGATCAGTGTACAATTAATCAATAATACGGATGAGGAATTTTTTTGTAACAGTACTTTGCCTTATGGGAGGGTTTTCGGCATTTGCACAAGACGACCTTTTGGCAGAAATAGACACAACAGCCACTCAGGGTTATGATACCCCGGCTTTTAAAGGATTACAGATAGTAACGTTGCAGTCTACCAAAACACCGGCAGCCAAAGAAGCCTACTTTGTGGTTTCACACAGATTTGGAACGGTAAAGGATGGTATCTCGGAGTTTTTTGGACTGGATATGGCAACCACTAAAATTGGAGGGGTTTATGGTATTACCGACTGGGTTTCGGTTAGTGCCTCCCGTCACACCCTTTTAAAAGTATATGAGGCAGCCGTAAAGTACAGGCTGGCAAATCAGGGAGACGATTTTCCATTAACGGTTATAGGCTACAATACGGTAGATGTAAATACCTTTTTGGAAAAGGATGATTACCCTAATATAGAGTTTAATGACAGGCTTACCTATATTACCCAGTTTTTGGTTTCCAGAAAAGTGTCCGAAAAGCTTTCGTTGGAGGTAGTGCCTATGTATATTCATAAAAATCTGTACAACCCGGATATAGAAAATGATAATCAGGTGTCGTTGGGTGCGGGAGGCAGGTATAAGATAGGGAAAAGGCTTTCCCTGAACATGGAATATATATACAATTTTGATAAGCCGGGATATTACCAAAATCCGCTTTCTGTAGGGTTGGATATAGAAACAGGGGGACACGTGTTCCAGTTGTTGTTTACCAATTCTCAGGCTATGACCGAAGGTGGTTATGTAACCACTGCGGCGGGCGACTGGGGTAACGGCGATTTCTTTTTTGGGTTTAACTTATACAGGGTATTTTAAAATGAAGAAACTAATATACATAAGCATAGCGGTAATGGCAGCAGCTTTATGCTCCTGCGAGTCTAATACATATGAGGATATAAGCGATCCGTTTATAATAAACGGCACTGTAACCTATACCGGATATGTAAAGGGTATAGTGGATGATAAATGTGTTTCCTGCCATAACCCGGGAGGAGATGCCTCATCAAGGCCTTTACAAACGTACGATCAGGTTAAGGATGCGGTACTCAATCATGATTTGCTTACACGCATTCAGTTGCAGTCGGGAGAGGAGGATTTAATGCCGAAAACCGGCAGGATGTCGCAAAACCGGATTAACGTTATCCTGCAATGGAAGGAGGATGGATTATTAGAATAACTAAATATAAAAGTTATGATTAAAAAAAGCTTCTTGGTGTTTTTTATGGCGGCTTTTGTGCCATTTGTCTGCAAGGCACAAAAGTTTGCCACTAAAAAAGGAAATATAAAATTTGAGGCCTCTGTACCTTCTTTTGAAGAAGTGGCGGCCGAAAACAAAACGGTATCGGCCATATTCAATGCTGATAACGGAGAAATGGCTGTGTTGGCACTAATGAAAGGCTTTCGTTTTAAGGTTGCCCTAATGGAAGAGCACTTTAACGAGAGTTATGCTGAAACCGCTAAATATCCTAAAGCTGTAT
Proteins encoded:
- a CDS encoding cytochrome c; the protein is MKKLIYISIAVMAAALCSCESNTYEDISDPFIINGTVTYTGYVKGIVDDKCVSCHNPGGDASSRPLQTYDQVKDAVLNHDLLTRIQLQSGEEDLMPKTGRMSQNRINVILQWKEDGLLE
- a CDS encoding phytase, producing MRKNIILAAALGLTLVSCGDKLAPVREDAIKPAVVTEATPHDTDDPSIWINPEDATKSLIVGTDKDTDGGLYMYDLNGKIVKKSITLKRPNNVDIAYGLMVGGKKTDVAVTTERESNKIRVFSLPDLEPIDNGGIDVFTGEAERDPMGIALYTQTKDSLTSIYAIVGRKSGPSGSYLWQYELAGNDNGTVTAKVVRKFGNYSGNKEIEAIAVDNELGVVYCCDEGKGIRKYKADPQGGNEELAFFGQTDFKEDHEGMAIYKATDSTGYILVSNQQANTFMVYPREGMNGNPNEYKLLAEIPTSTIECDGADATSLNLGGKFPKGMLVAMSNGMTFHYYDWNTIQKLIDEKIK
- a CDS encoding TonB-dependent receptor, with the protein product MKQLLLFISVFVLSVSAYAQKAGVISGKITDQVENFSLPGATVKLTEGNRYTITDQIGDFEFLGVPAGTYTVEVIYMGYQTQSQQVTVEEGKNTVINFVLVAGSETLDEVIVVGDALRGQARALNQQKNNSNITNVISSDQVGRFPDSNIGDALKRVPGITMQNDQGEARNIIVRGLAPSLNSVTINGDRIPSAEGDNRNVQMDLIPSDMISTIQVNKTLTPDMDADAIGGSVNLVTRATPNGERISATLAGGYSPIREKGIYTGAFVYGNRYFDNKLGVVVSGSYNDNDFGSDNIEAVWTEDDFGNVYVQEQQIRKYDVQRIRRSGSFAVDYKFNEYNTIFASGIYNWRDDRENRFRVTYDDIEPEYNGEEIVSYMGTVKRETKGGADNNRNKNRRLEDQRVQNYSLRGEHLLSPKLDLDWQANYAVAKEFRPNERYIEFEQEDLPFDVNLSDMRKPFVTTTGEDLSSFEFSELTENRDYTKESEFGAKVNIRFPFSVIEGQKGRLRTGLRLRLKDKLRDNNFFAYEPLEDITLADVATSYWGGDGFNPGSQYVPGTFASAAYLGGLDLNNPNLYESESDPSEFLAVNYKAKENIFAGYVRWDQDLTDKLSVILGARIENTHIDYTGNRVLDEEELEGKIETTNSYTNVLPGITFKYDATSDLVIRAAFTTSLARPNYYDLAPYINNVASDSEIMAGNPDLKATYAYNFDLMAENYFKSVGLISGGVFYKNLQDFIYTYSNNQYSNADFANDFPGQDNPVPVGEEWTFVQSRNGDNVDVYGFEVAFQRQLDFLPGFLKYFGVYVNYTYTDSKAKGIADEDGNERKDVSLPGTAPHMFNGSLSWENSKFSARVSTNFASDYLDELGSDEFNDSYYDKQFFLDINASYKITKNLRIFAEAKNLTNQPLRYYQGVQDRVKQLEYYQGRYNLGIKFDF
- a CDS encoding OB-fold protein: MKKRKILIISGILMLVFAAAYYFYFGFLYKDARNIEAEQPAYTITAETLVKDYETDRVKANSKYLNKTIVVLGNVNESDSTTLALAGGVSCSFDAALSAQTGEQIKVKGRCIGFDELFGEVKLDQCTINQ
- a CDS encoding YceI family protein, coding for MIKKSFLVFFMAAFVPFVCKAQKFATKKGNIKFEASVPSFEEVAAENKTVSAIFNADNGEMAVLALMKGFRFKVALMEEHFNESYAETAKYPKAVFKGSLENFRLADVTEKPKQFKITGELTLHGKAKKITDTAMVSKSGNTIVITGEFTVKPADFDIEVPSMVSKKVADEVQVTYSFSLDK
- a CDS encoding metallophosphoesterase: MKKLILFTALLAFLNAGAQGYLKETESGYEGKFIPKLQQEEDALHFLVLGDFGRHGQYHQKPVAEQMGAAAITLDIDFTISVGDNFYPNGIESTQDPQLQNSFEDIYTNTKLYENWYVALGNHDYNGNIQAQIDYTKVSRRWQMPDKYYQETFTLKDGSKLLMVVMDTNPFIDSYYNKDNDMYKNIIAQDTTAQRKWLAETLEKTDAKWKIVVGHHPLYSGGKRKNSADTKSFEKKFAAFFDKYKVDAYLCGHEHDLQVVRPKGRYTTQFLSGAGSEVRPSGEREGTLYANNEAGFMCFSVTGKKMLVQLVNDHGEIIYTTELT
- a CDS encoding DUF5777 family beta-barrel protein, whose product is MRNFFVTVLCLMGGFSAFAQDDLLAEIDTTATQGYDTPAFKGLQIVTLQSTKTPAAKEAYFVVSHRFGTVKDGISEFFGLDMATTKIGGVYGITDWVSVSASRHTLLKVYEAAVKYRLANQGDDFPLTVIGYNTVDVNTFLEKDDYPNIEFNDRLTYITQFLVSRKVSEKLSLEVVPMYIHKNLYNPDIENDNQVSLGAGGRYKIGKRLSLNMEYIYNFDKPGYYQNPLSVGLDIETGGHVFQLLFTNSQAMTEGGYVTTAAGDWGNGDFFFGFNLYRVF